The Thermococcus thermotolerans genome contains a region encoding:
- a CDS encoding metallophosphoesterase, which produces MLIGIMSDTHDNLPAIAKAVELFNGRNVELVIHAGDYVAPFVARELKKLRAPLKGVFGNNDGERKGLYEALGIYDEILEIEADGMKIAVTHGTDEVLVKALARSRLYDVVIVGHTHRYEIREEGRTILVNPGEVCGYVSGVRSVALLDTRKREVQIVNLDTGELLGAMSL; this is translated from the coding sequence ATGTTGATAGGTATAATGAGCGATACCCATGACAACCTTCCGGCCATCGCCAAAGCTGTTGAGCTGTTCAACGGGAGGAACGTTGAGCTTGTAATCCACGCGGGGGACTACGTTGCACCGTTCGTTGCCAGGGAACTCAAGAAGCTCAGGGCACCGCTCAAGGGTGTTTTCGGCAACAACGACGGCGAAAGGAAGGGCCTCTACGAAGCGCTGGGAATTTACGATGAGATACTGGAAATCGAAGCTGACGGCATGAAGATAGCCGTGACTCACGGCACCGACGAGGTTCTTGTTAAGGCGCTGGCCAGGAGCAGGCTCTACGATGTGGTCATAGTCGGTCACACCCACCGCTACGAGATACGCGAGGAGGGAAGAACCATACTCGTCAACCCTGGCGAGGTCTGCGGCTACGTCAGCGGCGTGAGGAGCGTTGCCCTTCTGGACACCCGGAAGAGGGAGGTTCAGATAGTCAACCTCGACACCGGTGAGCTTCTGGGGGCAATGAGCCTCTAA